A single genomic interval of Chrysemys picta bellii isolate R12L10 unplaced genomic scaffold, ASM1138683v2 scaf76, whole genome shotgun sequence harbors:
- the LOC135977918 gene encoding olfactory receptor 52K1-like, with amino-acid sequence MQETPFCLSVGHILPFTMSESNSTDFTNPSTFILLGIPGLEAAHVWISIPFCAIYAIAILGNFTILFIVKTEPSLHGPMYYFLCMLAVTDLVLSTSILPKMLSIFWFYSREINFNACLTQMYFILSFSVIESGILVAMAFDRYVAICDPLRHSITLKNPVVAKIGLAMVLRGIMLILPHPFLARRWPYCRTNIIPHTYCEHIAVVKLACADISLSSYYSLSVAFFVIGLDVFFIAVSYTQILRAIFSLPTKDARLKTFGTCGSHLCVILASYIPHLFSALMQRFGHNVALHFHVLMANMNLLVPPMLNPIIYGVKTQQIRNRLLQLFTHKGT; translated from the coding sequence ATGCAAGAAACACCGTTCTGCCTCAGTGTTGGACACATTCTCCCCTTCACCATGTCAGAATCCAACtcaaccgacttcaccaacccctccaccttcatcctgctcggcattcctggcctggaggcagcccatgtctggatctccatccccttctgcgcAATCTATgccatagccatcttggggaacttcactaTCCTGTTCATCGTAAAGACGGAGCCgagcctccatgggcccatgtactatttcctctgcatgctggccgtcaccgacctggtcctgtctacatccatcctccccaaaatgctgagcatcttctggttctaTTCTAGGGAGATCAATTTCAATGcatgcctcacccagatgtacttcattctcAGCTTCTCTGTGATAGAGTCAGGGATTcttgtggccatggcttttgatcgctacgtggccatctgtgatcccctgagacattccatcACCCTAAAAAATCCGGTGGTGGCCAAAATTGGCCTGGCCATGGTGCTGCGCGGCATCATGCTCATACTGCCACATCCTTTCCTGGCGAGGAgatggccatattgcagaaccaacatcattccCCACACGTACTGTGAGCAcatagctgtggtgaagctggcctgtgccGACATCAGCCTCAGTAGTTACTACAGCCTCTCTGTGGCATTCTTCGTGATCGGtctggatgtgttttttatcgccgtgtcctatacccagatcctcagggccatcttcagcctcccaacaaaggatgcccggctcaagacttttgggacctgcggctcccacctctgtgtcatCTTAGCCTCTTACATCCCACATCTCTTCTCAGCCCTCATGCAACGGTTTGGGCACAATGTGGCCCTGCATTTCCATGTTCTCATGGCCAACATGAATctcctggtgccccccatgctaaaccccatcatctatggggtgaAGACCCAACAGATCAGGaacaggctgctccagctctttactcataaagggacctaa